A genomic window from Yarrowia lipolytica chromosome 1D, complete sequence includes:
- a CDS encoding uncharacterized protein (Compare to YALI0D02651g, weakly similar to uniprot|Q9HED1 Neurospora crassa Related to sucrose cleavage protein): MTAVRVRLCGGLATHNLFIRHYSRKPISLKLPDLDFSTPKKQINFCDKCPPPDRDTPYTRLFPAEHEDAIDYKKSMPAAFHLRHLLISTGSHKWPKAIEKDEGTLAGLIAEKRHEFPLRSKMAKAGILISNTTLPSEPGVSDVSSAYLFPDNLFIPEIPHPKTQEFLDTLLEQNDEIRAIKLKENFGARDNSADLWLVCGHAERDARCGDIGPLILGEMDEIKQEYARDTSRDSPRDIHTALISHIGGHAFAGNVLLFSGQTGSSSWFGRVRPEHIQGLVKEWNDGRIVKELYRGSFAD; encoded by the coding sequence ATGACAGCTGTCCGGGTACGACTCTGTGGTGGTCTGGCGACTCATAACCTGTTTATCCGTCACTACAGCCGCAAACCCATCTCTCTCAAGCTCCCTGATCTCGACTTTTCTACTCCTAAAAAACAAATCAACTTTTGCGACAAATGTCCCCCTCCAGACAGAGACACGCCGTATACACGGTTGTTTCCGGCGGAGCACGAAGACGCAATCGACTACAAGAAATCCATGCCTGCAGCGTTCCATCTGCGCCATCTGCTCATCTCCACGGGCTCCCATAAATGGCCCAAAGCAATTGAGAAAGATGAAGGAACTTTGGCGGGACTGATTGCAGAAAAACGACACGAGTTTCCTCTGCGAAGTAAAATGGCCAAGGCGGGGATTCTGATTAGTAATACAACGTTGCCAAGCGAGCCAGGTGTTTCAGATGTCTCCAGTGCCTATCTGTTCCCCGACAACCTGTTCATTCCCGAGATTCCCCATCCCAAAACACAAGAGTTTCTGGATACTCTTTTGGAGCAAAATGACGAAATCCGCGCCATCAAATTGAAAGAGAATTTTGGAGCACGTGACAACTCCGCCGATCTATGGCTGGTCTGTGGCCATGCTGAGAGAGACGCCCGATGTGGAGATATTGGCCCGCTGATTCTGGGCGAAATGGACGAAATCAAACAGGAATACGCTCGTGACACGTCACGAGACTCTCCACGTGATATCCACACGGCACTGATTAGTCACATTGGCGGTCATGCTTTTGCCGGAAACGTGCTTCTGTTTTCAGGACAGACAGGATCCAGTTCCTGGTTTGGACGAGTCCGACCAGAGCATATTCAGGGGTTGGTGAAGGAGTGGAACGATGGTCGAATTGTCAAGGAACTGTATAGAGGTTCTTTTGCTGACTAA